One genomic segment of Methanothermococcus okinawensis IH1 includes these proteins:
- the aspS gene encoding aspartate--tRNA(Asn) ligase: protein MYILGDWRRTHFSNEITPEMDGEEIIVMGWTHSIRKLGKLVFIILRDREGTVQIVVPKQKVSEEVFTTAKSVGREDVIAIKGKVVANEKAPAGFEIIPVEIRILNKAETPLPLDPSEKVPADIDTRLDRRFLDLRRPKIQALFRLRSEMLKSVRDTFYNNGFIEVNTPKLVASATEGGTELFPISYFDREAFLGQSPQLYKQMMMAAGFDRVFEIGPIFRAEEHNTRRHLNEAISIDCEMSFSDEKDAMNVLENVVHNVFVDLYENNQKELRTLDINLNVQETPFPRVTYTEAVDIVNSKGIDMEWGEDFSRAAEKILGDSMEGFYFITEWPTETRPFYTLPNQENPKICKAFDLMYKDLEISSGAQRNHKYDLLVEGIKRMGLNPEGFGTYLEAFKYGMPPHAGWGMGAERFMMIITCQENIRECVLFPRDRQRLTP from the coding sequence ATGTATATATTAGGAGATTGGAGAAGAACGCACTTTTCAAATGAAATAACACCAGAAATGGATGGAGAAGAAATCATTGTTATGGGATGGACTCATTCCATAAGAAAATTGGGAAAATTGGTATTTATTATATTGAGAGATAGAGAGGGAACAGTTCAAATAGTAGTTCCTAAACAAAAGGTATCCGAAGAGGTATTCACCACGGCAAAATCCGTAGGAAGGGAAGATGTAATTGCTATAAAAGGTAAAGTTGTGGCAAATGAAAAGGCACCAGCAGGATTTGAAATAATACCAGTTGAAATTAGAATATTGAATAAGGCAGAAACACCACTTCCATTAGACCCATCCGAGAAGGTTCCCGCTGATATTGATACAAGATTGGATAGAAGATTTTTAGATTTAAGAAGACCAAAAATACAGGCATTATTTAGATTAAGGTCTGAAATGTTAAAATCAGTAAGAGATACATTTTACAATAATGGATTTATTGAGGTAAATACTCCAAAACTTGTAGCAAGTGCAACAGAGGGAGGAACAGAATTATTCCCAATATCCTATTTTGATAGGGAGGCATTTTTAGGTCAAAGTCCGCAGTTATACAAACAGATGATGATGGCAGCAGGATTTGATAGGGTATTTGAAATTGGACCTATATTCAGAGCAGAGGAACACAACACAAGAAGACATTTAAACGAGGCCATATCTATTGACTGTGAAATGTCATTTTCAGATGAAAAGGATGCCATGAATGTTCTTGAAAATGTGGTTCATAATGTATTTGTTGATTTGTATGAAAATAACCAGAAGGAGCTCCGAACATTAGATATAAATTTAAATGTTCAAGAAACACCATTTCCAAGAGTAACCTATACAGAAGCAGTTGATATTGTAAATTCAAAAGGAATCGATATGGAATGGGGTGAAGACTTTTCAAGGGCTGCTGAAAAAATACTTGGGGATTCTATGGAAGGATTCTATTTTATCACAGAGTGGCCAACTGAAACAAGACCATTCTATACACTTCCAAATCAGGAAAACCCTAAAATCTGTAAGGCTTTTGATTTAATGTATAAGGATTTGGAAATTTCATCCGGAGCTCAGAGAAATCATAAATACGATTTGCTTGTTGAAGGCATTAAAAGAATGGGACTCAATCCAGAAGGCTTTGGAACCTACTTAGAAGCATTTAAATATGGTATGCCACCACATGCAGGTTGGGGTATGGGAGCTGAAAGATTTATGATGATAATTACATGTCAGGAAAATATTAGGGAGTGTGTCTTATTCCCAAGAGATAGGCAGAGATTAACCCCATAA
- a CDS encoding metal-sulfur cluster assembly factor: protein MVSKDDVLNALKKVADPHMGVSIVDMGLIKNIEIDEENKVSFDLIPTNPGCMSVMGMAMDAKEAVKAIEGVKDVKVTVKGHLMEEDINKIING, encoded by the coding sequence ATGGTTTCAAAAGACGATGTTTTAAATGCTTTAAAAAAAGTCGCAGACCCACATATGGGTGTAAGCATAGTAGACATGGGATTAATAAAAAATATAGAAATTGACGAAGAAAACAAAGTTTCATTTGATTTAATCCCCACAAACCCAGGATGTATGAGCGTCATGGGCATGGCTATGGATGCAAAAGAAGCTGTTAAAGCTATTGAAGGGGTAAAGGATGTAAAGGTAACTGTAAAAGGGCATCTTATGGAAGAAGACATAAATAAAATTATTAATGGATAA